Below is a genomic region from Henckelia pumila isolate YLH828 chromosome 3, ASM3356847v2, whole genome shotgun sequence.
ACTTTGTGATTTAAAGTTTTTCTAATTGGTGTAGCCCGCAAGATTTTGTTATTCAATGATTGTTAAAATAGATCGTATGAGCTACAATCGAAATTCCCAAATTTGATAGATAGATTCATGTTTTTGGTTATATGAAGTTGGGtcttgtttttatattttttatataggtTTTGATACGATATTATGTAATAGCCAATTATTGCATTTCTTCTAGTTGAAGTAAGTgaagattttaatttttcaatattGATGATAATAGTGCATGAATATTGAAGTGCAACgcttcaaaaattttttttgggatttaaaaaaatcaattgtaAACTCAATCATTGTTACGCATCTATCTACCAACGAGTTTTATTTATCCGAAGAAGATGATATTGTTGTGCAATCCATTCACCATTTTTTTTGGCTTCTAATATTTTGTAATGTTATCTTcatttgttgtattttttaGATGCCCAAATCCATGGTTCTCTTGTATATGAATTTCATAAAACTctgaatcaaatattttaccaaATAATAACATTTGGTTTAGATTGACATTTTTCTAAATAACTTTGAGGttatatttatgatttattatATAGTTCTTTGTTTGAAATGCTTGTACgttaaattttgtttgatttgtGCTGTTGAAAGATGAAATCTTACTTATTTCAGCTTTAAATGAATTATAGTTCTACAAATATCGTATGCGAGAACTTTTATTGATTGAAAACTacttttatttttgtaaaatggaatctggaGTAGGGTCTTCTTCCAACCTTGCTTTTTTGGGTTGCTGCAAATGTAATGAGAAATTATTTGTGATTTCAATTATGAGTGGATCTAGTTTGGATGATTTATTTCAGAGTTTGTCAAGCAAATATGAACAAATTAACCCTCAATCTATGTCACTACAATACATAGCTCCACAGTACAAGATGTACGTTACCTTGAACAACAATGATGATGTCCGTAATATGATACATCTTCACATGTGTATGAGGCTAACTATGATTGAATTGAGGGCCGAGAAAAAAGATCAGACTACAGGAGGTTTAAATACTGAGAGGTATAATTCACTCGTTCCTTTGTTTTTTTGCACTGTCTATACTGTTTACTTCAATAATTATTTGTTATCTTTATGTATAGATAGAGTTTGAAAgcgtgattttgttgttgtacTTCGTTATAGTTTTTTGGTGATTTTTAATGTTGATTCATCCTAAAAGTAATTCTAAAGTTATGGTTGTGAAATTCATAAGGGACGACGAAGATGACAAACAATCCAAAAGTGATAATGAGCTTGAAGAGGCTCCCGTACAAAATTCCCTTGATTCTTGGTTTCATTGCATACGTGGGGTGGGCCAAACATTCAAAGATGCTGCATAATTTAGAAtttatatgaaaaaatattatgttgCTATAAGACACTCATTTTTGTATGCCAAAAATAATCGAGATAAGATTATTGTTGTTTGTACTGAACATAGTTGCAAGTGGCGAGTTTATGCATCCAGACATAAGGCAGACAATCTATTTGGGATCAGAAAATGCAATTTACAACACACTTGTGGAAAGGACAATTTATCTGGTAGAGGACATCCAAGAGCTGATTCAGCTTGGGTCGCAGATTTGATGAAGAATAAATTGAGGGGAGAGCCATCTTACCGTCCCTGTGCAATGGTGAAAGATGTACACAGAGATTTTGGAGTAGATTTAGAGTATCACAAGGCTTGGAAGGGCAAAGAATTAGCTATGCATGATCTCCATGGCACAGATAAGGGGTGTTATGACAAATTGAGATGGTATTGTCGTGCACTTAGAGAAACAAATCCTGGTAGTGTGGCAGATTGTGAGATTGATGTAGTAACCAATAAATTCAAACGGTTATTCCTTTGTTTTAATGCATGTGCAGTTGGTTTTGCTACTGGTTGTAGAACAATGATTTTTCTCGATGGAACTCATATTAAGAACAAATATAAAGGTAGTATCCTACTTGCAGTGGCAAAAGATGCCAATGATGATCTACTTACATTGGCATATGCTATAGTGGATGCTGAGAATGATTCGAATTGGGAATGattttgttttcatttgagAGGTGTCCTTGTTTTGCAACATATCATGGTGTTTGAAAAGTTCACTTTTTTCTCAGATAGACATCCCGGTATTATCAAGGTTGTTAAGCTATTATTTCCGGGAAGTCACCATGCGTATTGTTTGAGGCACTTGGTCGATAATTTTGTGAAGCAGGTTAGTAAGTAATTTAACTTTTTGTTTGAAATCTTCAAATAGTATTATTTATTGATGATCATATAAATGTGTTAACTTTTTTGTCATTGAAGGTCTTGAGAAGTTATCCGTTACACAACAAAAAATATTGGTCATCTGTGTTCAAAAAAGCTGCATATGCCCCTTCACAACAAGAATTTACACGCcacattaataatattttggaATCCATGCCTCGTGCTAGTACTTTTATCACAAGTTCTGATCCACAAAGTTGGGCAAATGCTTTGTTTCCTGGTAGACGATGGggtgtaataaataataacattgTCGAATGTTGGAACAACTGGGTTAAACCAGCTCGTCATCTTCCAATTGTTTCTATGGTGGATCATGTACGTGTGCAAATCATGAACATGATGCACAGACGACGGGAAACAACATCAGTCATGGTTCAAGAATTAAGCCCGAAGAAGGAGAATGCTCTAGCTACCACATATATTGAATCCAGAAACTTGAGTATTAACAAATCATGTGGTTGGAAATTTGAGGTAGTTGATGGTGATAAATCATTTGCGGTTGATTTGAATGAATGGACTTGTTCATGCAAATCTTGGCAGATTAATATGCTTCCGTGCAAGCATGCTTGTGCAGCTATTAAATCAAAGTCAATGTCGCTATATGCTTTTTGTGATCGGTATTTCCATATTGAAATGTATCGTCAAGCATATAAAGAAATGATCAATCTCATACCGACATTTGATATGTACGAGACCAACAATGATGAAGGATCTGTAATCAATGCTCCAGATATACGAAGTTAACCAGGCCGTAGAAGGACTAAGAGGATTCCGTCTCAAGTTGAAACACGTGTGTCAAAGTGTGGTCGTTGTCATAAGCCAGGGCACAATAGACGTAGTTGCAAAGAAGCCATAGAATAGGTTTATATTGTTAATTGAAATAGTATCTCAATATTGAGTGTACCTACAATGATTTACTTGTCGACATCCTTTCTTATTATATATGATTACTACGAAGTATTGataactaatttattttttttacatttctgCAGCAGAAAAGGAGAGAGGAAGGGCAATTGATCGTGGATTTGCCTGCTAGGAAGCATACACGTTCCAGTGGTGGATTTGTGTTTAGTTTTAGTTTAATGATTTCAGTTCTTAGACATTTTAGTTCGAACTTTGTGGACttctatttatttatggttttgtTTTGCCTAAATGGTTCTTGTGTTTGTATTGTCCACAGCATATTGACATGCTTGTTATCGTTGACGATTAATGTTGATGGTATTGTTATTTGGTATTATTGGATGCTCATAAAATAAACGCACATGCCTTTTTCTTCCAAATCCAGATTTTCCGCAGATGCATTAAAACAAGCGCAGAAGCGCTTCCTTTGTTTCTGAATTCTCTGTACAATCACGCAGATGCGTGAAGTAAGCCGCAGATGCGGTTCTTCTTCCTTCTCAGTTTTCTGCTCACTGCCTCTTCACGCATAAGCGTGACTTTCTCCCGCATATGTGCAACTTGGATTCTTCTatttatttcttcaaatctCAGTCAATTCACGCAGAAGCGCGACATTCTCATGCATATGCGTGATTTGATCAAATGCttttaatatcttacaaataaaattcctcatgttagaacctaatggggggggggggatttaggttctattggcaactttagcaatttaaagtgattatgcaagtacgcaagcggaagacttaagcaatcaaataaataagtgcggtaaataaatacgtaatgtaaataaagcagtaaaagggataagagatgtttatggaagttcgacgataaatcgtctacgtctccccttcttggttaagtcgattaaccaaggatccactagcacttcgaacgtcttggccttgatggctccaaggatagccttacaacttgacacgatcaccgcgccgatacaactcaacactcttggccttaagggctccaaggatagcctcaacacaacacttggcttcacactcaagtgcttacaacgatagcacaacacacttggtttcacactcaagtgtttacaacaatagcacaaccaactcacaaactatttttacaaacactctcaaatatatcacacaaacactttgatagtgagaaattgcttgcaaaggagagaagagatgagttgggatgtctctaaatggtcttggcaagcctctatttatagttggcaaagatttgaatttgaatttgtgtgcttggagcgtttattgggaagccaaggagtagagacaaagtgtaggcgccgctgccttctttttccagcactgagcagcttttgtggaaaaatcatatcttccaatctaaccgttggatttgattctaacgagtcaaacatttccagtaaatctcggaagtcgcaaaatcacgttctcgcttttgttctgagcattacttttcaaaaattcgaatctcacaatccatccgttggattggcctgaaattaacacacaatctttgtaacatcctgatattgatcgtgattggtggagattggatttggatgcctccatcgattccagtagtcttctgaatccgatacttcagcagttagcttcttgcagaaatagctactgttcaacatatttgaaaaaatcataactccatatccagccgttggattgatttgaaatttggatacaaactttaaaacatcatagaaatccatgtgatcggtggagatcggattttaataaccaaagcatttccagtaattttctgaagttgagtcttcatagttcattccttgcagaagtaagtactgtgcagctttgttaaaaaactcatatctccatatccagccgttggattgctatgaaatttggagagaagcttgagaacatcctgatcttgattttcattgttggagatctgatttgggtGACCGGAAAGTTcccggtgaattttgcaagtttctgctttataatattggcttgtccttgtccatttcttttacaacttcaaagtaacttccaagaatttgattgttaatatgatctaatctgcaaagtctcactttaaatggttagtaa
It encodes:
- the LOC140888429 gene encoding uncharacterized protein; translation: MVFEKFTFFSDRHPGIIKVVKLLFPGSHHAYCLRHLVDNFVKQVLRSYPLHNKKYWSSVFKKAAYAPSQQEFTRHINNILESMPRASTFITSSDPQSWANALFPGRRWGVINNNIVECWNNWVKPARHLPIVSMVDHVRVQIMNMMHRRRETTSVMVQELSPKKENALATTYIESRNLSINKSCGWKFEVVDGDKSFAVDLNEWTCSCKSWQINMLPCKHACAAIKSKSMSLYAFCDRYFHIEMYRQAYKEMINLIPTFDMYETNNDEGSVINAPDIRS